The Natrinema saccharevitans genome includes the window GCCACACGGGACCGACCGCCCGCCGAAACCCCGGACGTCGGGATCGTCATGGGCAGTGACTCCGACCTCGAGACGATGATGACCGGCGGGAAGCGCCGCGGGGCCTACGATGCCTTCGTCGAAGAACTCGGCTTCGCCGAGCAGACCGAGTTCGAGAACCCGCCCGCGGAACGGTTTACGTTCGAGACCTACGTCACCTCGGCCCACCGCACGCCGGACTTAATGACGGCTTACGCCGAGACGGCCGAGGAGCGCGGGCTCGAGGTGATCGTCGCCGGTGCCGGCGGGAAGTCGGCGGACCTGCCGAACATGACCGCCTCGATCGCCTATCCGCTGCCGGTAATCGGCGTTCCGGTCCAGGAGAAGTCCGTCGACAGCGTCATCGGGATGCCGACGGGCGCGCCGCTGGTCGCGGTCGACGCCGGGAAGTCGTTCAACGCCGCGCTCTCGGCCGCCCAGATCCTCGCCCGCCAGCACGAGGCGGTGCGTGACCGCCTCGTCGACTATCACGAGGGTCTGCGGGCGGGCGTCGGCGACGTCTCGCAGGAGCTACACGATCGGGGAACGCCGGCGTTCCGGAACCGAGAGGAGTAACTGCCCGAAACACAGCAGTCGGTTCCGGCCCGGACGTTCGCGCTCGACCGCCGTGACCGTTCGGTCAGCCGAATACGTTCGGATGGGAAATGTACGCACTGCTGTCGCCGTGTATCGGCAGATTTGGGACATCCGTAACGAATGCTTACCGATCCGTTCACTGTTCAAGGAGCTATATATAGTATCCAGTGATTATTCACGAAGGTCCGCGTTCGCTGAAGTCGCGTCTCGGCCCGTGTTTCCCCGAAAAACAAAGAATCAACCCTTATGTGCGTGCGGTTTGAAGCCCCGAACGTTACGGAGATGAATGATTGGATCGCCATCGGGGCGCTGGCACTCGTCGGGGTACTGATACCGCTCGGGATGATGTCGGTATCGTCTCTCCTGCGACCCACCGTGCCCGAAACGAGCAAACGCGCCACCTACGAGAGTGGCGAGGTTCCGACCGGCGGCACGCGCATCCGGTTCAATATTCAGTACTACATGGTTGCGCTTCTGTTCGTCGTCTTCGATATCGAGACCGTCCTGTTGTTCCCGTGGGCGGTCGCCTACCAGGATGCCCTCGAGTCGCCGGAGATCTCGCTCGTCCGCGCGCTCGGGCCGATGCTGTTGTTCGTCGGTATCCTGCTGGTCGGACTCGCGTGGGCGTGGCGCACAGGAGCAGTACAGTGGGCCCGAACGGCCGACCAACTGGAGGCTGACAGACAATGAGCAGCGACCAACCACGCCAGTCGATCTACGACAGCACCGCACCGTCGACGGACACCCGCGACTCGCGGATCGGCGAGGGTGCCGACGACCGCTTCAACTCCACGCTTCGGGAGGCCTTCGGCTCCACGCCCTTTATCCTCACGAAGTTCGACAAGTTCATGAACTGGGTGCGGGGCAACTCCATGTTCATGCTCCAGTTCGGGATCGCGTGTTGCAGCATCGAGATGATGCACACCTACGCGATCAAACACGACCTGGACCGCTTCGGAGCCGGCGTGCCGCGGGCCTCGCCCCGACAGGCCGACGTGATGATCGTTCCGGGGACGATCGTCTCGAAGTTCGGCCCCCGAATGAAGCGGGTCTACGACCAGATGCCCGAACCCAAGTTCGTCGTCGGCATGGGCTCGTGTACCATCTCCGGCGGCCCCTTCCAGGAGGGGTACAACGTCGTCAAGGGAGCCGAGGAGATCATCCCCATCGATATCCACGTCCCCGGCTGCCCGCCCCGGCCGGAGGCGCTCGTCTACGGCATCGCGAAGCTCCAGGAACGGATCCGCAACGGCGAGTCCTCGCCCGTCGTGGTCAAGCCCTACGAACTCGAGGAGTTCGGCGACCTGCCACGGGACGAACTCGTCCAGAAGCTCGCCGACGACATCGACGAAGAAGATCTGGTCATGCGCTACAACTGGGCTGATTCGCCATGAGTACGGGACTCGAGCGCGACCCGGCGACCGAAGTATCGGAAGACGACCTCGAGGCGCTGATCGGTGATCGCGCGCTCGCGCGCGACGATCATCTGAACGCGCCGGGGTTCGTCGTCCGGCCGGACGACGTCCAATCGGTCCTCTCGGACCTGCGCGACGAGGCCGGCTTCGACCACCTCGCGAACCTCACCGCACAGCAGTACGCCGACCGGTACGAGTCGATCTACCACCTCCGGAAGTACGCCGACCCGACCCAGGAGGTGTCGGTCGTCGTGCCGACGACCACCGACGACCCGGTCAGCCAGACCGCCGAACCGGTCTTTCGCACCGCCGACTGGCACGAGCGGGAGGCATTCGACCTCGTCGGGATCGACTACGAGGGCCACCCCGATCCGCGACGGATCCTCCTGCCCGAGACGTGGCAGGGCCATCCGCTCTCCCGGGACTACAACCAGGAGAAGCCGCAGTTGGTGACCCTGAGCGAACACGCCAACCCGGTCCAGCCGGACCACCACGACGACGAGTCGGACACGATGTTTCTCAACATCGGTCCCCACCACCCGGCGACCCACGGCGTCCTCCACATCGAGACGGTCCTGGACGGCGAGACGGTCGTCGACGTCGACCCCGACATCGGCTACCTGCACCGCTGTGAGGAGCAGATGTGCCAGCAGGGGACCTACCGACACCAGATCATGCCCTACCCCGACCGCTGGGACTACGTCTCGGCCGGCCTCCTCAACGAGTGGGCCTACGCGCGCACGGCCGAGGACCTCGCGGACATCGAAGTCCCCGAGTACGCGCAGGTCATCCGGACGATGGGCGCGGAGCTGTGCCGGATCGCCTCGCACATGCTCGCACTCGCGACCTTCGCGCTGGACGTCTACGGCGACTTCACCGCCATCTTCCAGTACGGCATGCGCGACCGCGAGGTCGTCCAGGACATCTTAGAGGACCTGACCGGCCAGCGACTTATGTTCAACTACTTCCGGCTGGGCGGGGTCGCCTGGGACCTGCCCGAGCCCCGCGAGGAGTTCGTCGAGAAGACCCGCGACTTCCTCGACGGGCTGCCAGCCAAGGTCGACGAGTACCACGACCTGCTGACCGGCAACGAGATCTTCCAGATCCGGACCCACGACACCGGAATCCTGGAACCGGAAGTGGCCAAACAGTACGGCTGTACCGGCCCCGTCGCCCGCGGTTCCGGCATCGACTACGACCTCCGTCGTGACGACCCCTACGGCTACTACGACAACCTCGAGTGGGATGTCGTCACCGAGGACGGCTGTGACAACTACTCTCGGGTCCTCGTGCGCATGCAGGAAGTCGAGGAGTCCGCGAAGATCATCGAGCAGTGTCTCGACCTGCTCGAGGACTGGCCCGAGGACGAACGCACCGTCCAGAGCAACGTGCCGCGGACGCTGAAGCCGGACGCCGACACCGAGATCTATCGCGCCGTCGAAGGTGCGAAGGGCGAACTCGGGATCTACATCCGCTCGGACGGCACCGACAAGCCGGGTCGGTTCAAGATCCGGAGCCCGTGTTTCCACAACCTCTCGGCACTGCCCGAGATGTCCGAAGGCGAGTACATCCCGGACCTGATCGCCTCGCTTGGCAGCCTCGACATCGTTCTCGGGGAGGTGGACCGCTAGTATGTCCGGCGCACAGACAGCGACCGCGACGCCGGCGCTGCCGCTGCAGGACACGGTCTTGCTCCCCGAGCGGATCGGCGAGCTGACCGGCCTCGACGGATTCGGGCTCGGCGGCGAGTTGCTCGCGGCCTTCCTCGCGGCCTTCCTCATCGGGAACCTGATGCTGGCGATGACCGGCGTCGCGGGGCCGTGGGCGAAGCGAAAGATCACCGCGGCTTTCACGGACCGGATCGCCGTCAACCGGCTCGGACCGGCCGGCCTCTTCATCATCGTCGCGGACGCAGTCCGGCTCCTGTCGAAGGAGCTGGTGATCCCGGAGAACGCCGACCGCCCGGCCTACGACCTCGCGCCGATCGTCGTCGCGTCGTCGGCGCTTTTGGGCTTTGCCGTCATCCCGATGGGGAACGGGATCCACCTCGCGGACCCCGAAGTCGGGCTGGCGTACGTCTTCGCGGTCTCGGGGATCGCGAGTCTGGGTCTGGTGATGGCCGGCTACGCCTCGGCGAACAAGTACTCGATGCTCGGCGGCCTCCGCGCGGTGGCACAGAACATCGCCTACGAGATCCCGCTGGTCATCACCGGAATGTCGGTCGTGATTTTCTCGGGGTCGCTGCAGATGGGAACGATCGTCGCCGAGCAACACGACACGCTCGTGACGATCGCCGGGATCGACATCCCGACGTGGTACGCGCTGATTAACCCCTTCGCGTTCGTCCTCTTTCTGGTGGCGAACTTCGCGGAGGTCGGTCGCAACCCCTTCGACACGCCGGAGGCACCGACCGAGATCGTCGCCGGCTATCAGACCGAGTACTCCTCGGTCTACTTCGTGTTGATCTACCTCGGGGAGTTCCTCCACATCTTCCTCGGCGGCGCGATCATCGCGACGATCTTCCTCGGCGGCCCGGCCGGCCCCGTCCTGCCGGGCATCGTCTGGTTCATCATCAAGATCTGGGCGGTGTTCTTCGCGACCCAGTGGCTGCGCTCGGCGGTGCCACGCGTTCGAATCGACCAACTGATCGAGATCGGCTGGAAGGGCCTGCTCGTGTTGGCCTTCGCCAATCTCGTGCTGACCGCGGCGATCGTGGGGCTGATAGCATGATCGGGATACTCAAATCGATGGCAACGACGATGAAACACGCACTGGACGGCTCCACCTTCACCGTGGAGTATCCTGAGACCGCACCCGACGTCTCGCCCCGGTTCAGGGGCGTCCACAAGTTCAGTCAGGAGCGGTGTATCTGGTGTCGCCAGTGTGAGAACGTCTGTCCGAACGACACGATTCAGATCGTGATGGACGACCAGCGAAACGGCGAACAGTACAACCTCCACATCGGACAGTGTATTTACTGCCGATTGTGCGAGGAGGTCTGTCCCGTCGACGCCATCCTCCTGACGGAGAACTTCGAGTTCACCGCGGACACGAAACACGACTTCGTCTACAACAAAGAGCAGTTGAAAGCGGTACCGTGGTACAAGGACATCGACCCGCTCGCCTCCCGCGAACCCGATCGCGGCGCGTGGGTCGGTGAAGGCGAGGGGGAGGTCGACTACCAGTAACGGGTCCGCCCGTCCCGTAAACGGGCACTATCAACACAACCATGAACTACGAGCTGATCGCGTTCGCGCTGTTTGCCGTCGTGACGCTTTCCAGCGCGGTGGGTGTCGTGCTCATGCAGGACCCGTGGCATTCGGCGCTCCTGCTGGGCGTGGCGCTGCTCAGCGTGGCGGTCCACTACGTGATGCTGGCGGCCGAGTTCGTCGCCATGATGCAGGTCCTCGTCTACGTCGGCGGGGTCCTCGTCCTCATCACGTTCGCCGTCATGCTGACCCAGCGCGACGACGCCGATACGGACGAGGTGGTACAGGCATGACGACCGGCCCGAAACTCCGACTCGGCAAGACGCTAGTCCCGGGACTGCTCGCCGTCGGACTGTTCGCCGTGATGGCGTTGATCACCTTCAACGCCTCGTTCGGCGGTATGACCGGGTTCCCCGAGGGGATCTCGGTCACGGCCGAACTCGGCTACGCGCTCTTTGGCTACGACGAACTGCAAACGGTCGGCGGGACCGAACCGTTCCTCGCCGCCGTCTTGCTCGTCGCCGTCGCGTTAGACGCCGCGCTCGACGCCTCGCTCGTCCTCGCGAAACGCGAGGACGGAGGCGAACCCGTTTCCGCCCTCTCGAGTACGGACGAGGCCTCGAGCGAGGGGCCGGAGACGGCCGTCGCCGACGGAGGCACGGAGACCGGAGGTGACGGTCGATGACCGTCGACGTGCAGTACTACGTGCTGTTGTCGATGGCGGTGTTCTGTATCGGTCTCTTCGGCGTCCTGACGCGCCGTAACGCACTGTTGTTCCTGATGTCCGTCGAGTTGATGCTGAACGCGGCCAACATCAATCTGATCGCGTTCGCGTTCTATCACGGCAACCTCACCGGCCAACTGTTCGCGCTGTTTACGATGGCGCTTGCGGCCGCCGAGGTGGCCGTCGGACTCGGGATCATCCTGGTGCTGTACCGCAACTTCCGTGACGTCGACGTCACGGTACCGACGACGATGAGGTGGTAAGATGGCAATGGCATCAGATCCGTTCGGATTCGCACCGGCGATCGCAGTGTTCCCGCTCGTGGCGTTCGTGATCACGCTCCTGTTCGGTCGGCACTTGCCGAAGAAGGGCGCGCTGCCGGGCATCATCGCGACCGGTGGGTCGCTCGTCGTCTCGCTGGTGATGGCAGCGGCCGTCGCGGGCGGCGGCGAACATCACGCACAGCTGTACGAGTGGACGGCCGGCGCAGCGGCGAGCGCAACCGGCGCGGAGACGGTCGCCTTTACGTTCGGGATCCTGATCGATCCGCTCTCGGCGCTCATGCTGGTGATCGTCTCGCTGGTCGCCCTGCTCGTCCACGTGTTCAGCCTCGGCTACATGAACGCCGAAGGCGAGACCGGACTGCCGCGATACTACGCCGAACTCGGACTCTTTACCTTCAGCATGCTCGCGTTCGTCTTCGCGGACAACCTGCTGATGGCGTTTATGTTCTTCGAGCTCGTCGGCCTCTGTTCGTACCTGCTGATCGGGTTCTGGTTCCGCACGGAATCGGCCCCCTCGGCCGCGAAGAAAGCGTTTCTGGTCACCCGCTTCGGTGACTACTTCTTCCTGATCGGGGTCGTCGCCATCGCGGCGACGTTCGGCACTGTCGGCTTCGCCGGCGAGGGCTCGTTCGTCACGGCCGCCGAGACGGCGATCGAGGACGGGACGACGCTGTTCGGCTTCGACGCCCAGACGTGGGTGACGATCACCGGACTGCTCGTGCTGGGCGGGGTGCTCGGCAAGTCCGCGCAGTTCCCCTTCCACACGTGGCTGCCCGACGCCATGGAGGGGCCGACCACCGTCTCCGCGCTCATTCACGCGGCGACGATGGTCGCAGCCGGGGTCTATCTGGTCGCCCGGATGTTCGGCTACTACGCTCTCTCGCCGACCGCGCTCGCGATCATCGCCTTCGTCGGCGGCTTCACCGCCCTGTTCGCGGCGACGATGGCCGTCGTCAAAGACGACATCAAGCAGGTGCTTGCCTACTCAACGATCAGCCAGTACGGCTACATGATGCTCGGGCTGGGCGTCGGCGGCTACGTCGCCGGCGTCTTCCACCTGATGAACCACGCCTTCTTCAAGGCCCTCCTGTTCCTCGGTGCCGGTGCCGTCATCATCCTCATGCACCACGAACAGGACATGTGGAAGATGGGCGGTCTGAAGGACAAAGCGCCCGTCGTCTACTACACCTTCCTTGCCGGCGCGCTCGCGCTCGCGGGGATCGTCCCCTTCTCCGGCTTCTGGTCGAAGGACGAGGTGCTGTTCGACGCGCTGGCGGTCGGCCTCTCCGAGCCGGTCATCCTCGCGGCCTACGCGATGGGGCTGGGGGCCGTGTTCTTCACCGGCTTCTACACGTTCCGGATGGTCTTCCTGACT containing:
- a CDS encoding NADH-quinone oxidoreductase subunit D, giving the protein MSTGLERDPATEVSEDDLEALIGDRALARDDHLNAPGFVVRPDDVQSVLSDLRDEAGFDHLANLTAQQYADRYESIYHLRKYADPTQEVSVVVPTTTDDPVSQTAEPVFRTADWHEREAFDLVGIDYEGHPDPRRILLPETWQGHPLSRDYNQEKPQLVTLSEHANPVQPDHHDDESDTMFLNIGPHHPATHGVLHIETVLDGETVVDVDPDIGYLHRCEEQMCQQGTYRHQIMPYPDRWDYVSAGLLNEWAYARTAEDLADIEVPEYAQVIRTMGAELCRIASHMLALATFALDVYGDFTAIFQYGMRDREVVQDILEDLTGQRLMFNYFRLGGVAWDLPEPREEFVEKTRDFLDGLPAKVDEYHDLLTGNEIFQIRTHDTGILEPEVAKQYGCTGPVARGSGIDYDLRRDDPYGYYDNLEWDVVTEDGCDNYSRVLVRMQEVEESAKIIEQCLDLLEDWPEDERTVQSNVPRTLKPDADTEIYRAVEGAKGELGIYIRSDGTDKPGRFKIRSPCFHNLSALPEMSEGEYIPDLIASLGSLDIVLGEVDR
- a CDS encoding NADH-quinone oxidoreductase subunit J, whose translation is MNYELIAFALFAVVTLSSAVGVVLMQDPWHSALLLGVALLSVAVHYVMLAAEFVAMMQVLVYVGGVLVLITFAVMLTQRDDADTDEVVQA
- a CDS encoding NuoI/complex I 23 kDa subunit family protein: MIGILKSMATTMKHALDGSTFTVEYPETAPDVSPRFRGVHKFSQERCIWCRQCENVCPNDTIQIVMDDQRNGEQYNLHIGQCIYCRLCEEVCPVDAILLTENFEFTADTKHDFVYNKEQLKAVPWYKDIDPLASREPDRGAWVGEGEGEVDYQ
- a CDS encoding NADH-quinone oxidoreductase subunit A, with protein sequence MNDWIAIGALALVGVLIPLGMMSVSSLLRPTVPETSKRATYESGEVPTGGTRIRFNIQYYMVALLFVVFDIETVLLFPWAVAYQDALESPEISLVRALGPMLLFVGILLVGLAWAWRTGAVQWARTADQLEADRQ
- the nuoK gene encoding NADH-quinone oxidoreductase subunit NuoK, whose product is MTVDVQYYVLLSMAVFCIGLFGVLTRRNALLFLMSVELMLNAANINLIAFAFYHGNLTGQLFALFTMALAAAEVAVGLGIILVLYRNFRDVDVTVPTTMRW
- a CDS encoding complex I subunit 1/NuoH family protein, translated to MSGAQTATATPALPLQDTVLLPERIGELTGLDGFGLGGELLAAFLAAFLIGNLMLAMTGVAGPWAKRKITAAFTDRIAVNRLGPAGLFIIVADAVRLLSKELVIPENADRPAYDLAPIVVASSALLGFAVIPMGNGIHLADPEVGLAYVFAVSGIASLGLVMAGYASANKYSMLGGLRAVAQNIAYEIPLVITGMSVVIFSGSLQMGTIVAEQHDTLVTIAGIDIPTWYALINPFAFVLFLVANFAEVGRNPFDTPEAPTEIVAGYQTEYSSVYFVLIYLGEFLHIFLGGAIIATIFLGGPAGPVLPGIVWFIIKIWAVFFATQWLRSAVPRVRIDQLIEIGWKGLLVLAFANLVLTAAIVGLIA
- a CDS encoding NADH-quinone oxidoreductase subunit B; translation: MSSDQPRQSIYDSTAPSTDTRDSRIGEGADDRFNSTLREAFGSTPFILTKFDKFMNWVRGNSMFMLQFGIACCSIEMMHTYAIKHDLDRFGAGVPRASPRQADVMIVPGTIVSKFGPRMKRVYDQMPEPKFVVGMGSCTISGGPFQEGYNVVKGAEEIIPIDIHVPGCPPRPEALVYGIAKLQERIRNGESSPVVVKPYELEEFGDLPRDELVQKLADDIDEEDLVMRYNWADSP
- a CDS encoding AIR carboxylase family protein, with protein sequence MSDSVSDLIDRLHDEATRDRPPAETPDVGIVMGSDSDLETMMTGGKRRGAYDAFVEELGFAEQTEFENPPAERFTFETYVTSAHRTPDLMTAYAETAEERGLEVIVAGAGGKSADLPNMTASIAYPLPVIGVPVQEKSVDSVIGMPTGAPLVAVDAGKSFNAALSAAQILARQHEAVRDRLVDYHEGLRAGVGDVSQELHDRGTPAFRNREE
- the nuoL gene encoding NADH-quinone oxidoreductase subunit L codes for the protein MAMASDPFGFAPAIAVFPLVAFVITLLFGRHLPKKGALPGIIATGGSLVVSLVMAAAVAGGGEHHAQLYEWTAGAAASATGAETVAFTFGILIDPLSALMLVIVSLVALLVHVFSLGYMNAEGETGLPRYYAELGLFTFSMLAFVFADNLLMAFMFFELVGLCSYLLIGFWFRTESAPSAAKKAFLVTRFGDYFFLIGVVAIAATFGTVGFAGEGSFVTAAETAIEDGTTLFGFDAQTWVTITGLLVLGGVLGKSAQFPFHTWLPDAMEGPTTVSALIHAATMVAAGVYLVARMFGYYALSPTALAIIAFVGGFTALFAATMAVVKDDIKQVLAYSTISQYGYMMLGLGVGGYVAGVFHLMNHAFFKALLFLGAGAVIILMHHEQDMWKMGGLKDKAPVVYYTFLAGALALAGIVPFSGFWSKDEVLFDALAVGLSEPVILAAYAMGLGAVFFTGFYTFRMVFLTFHGEPRSDTAEDPHPVGWAVKLPLLALGTLAAVAGLVNMAPIAKLAGIDITFLEFWLDGEYGSVEGLTYHAYHETVAEMAFEESYIGSETTTMLLSAGLSLGLALAGAVTAHTLYNVPDPDRHTTKLGGVYGVLKRNYYQDEYQVWLAEGLTLPLARAADRFDQTVIDGVVNGTSTISLFGSDWVKRIQTGIVTNYAALLVGGFIALLLVLGYLGGWFA